The Corynebacterium occultum sequence ATTTCTTGTGGCTGGTGTCCATCATCTGGAACCAATCGCTCATCCCCGAATCTGATCGGTTTCTGATCATGCCGGCACCATCACGGTTCGCATCCAGAATCTGCGGGGGTGGCAGGAGGTGACTGTTCCCCGCGACCGTTCCCCTTCAACCGGAACCTGGACCGCTGCGGAGCTGATTTCTCAGCTGCTATCCACAGTCGAAGTGATCCGACCCAAGCAGCTCTTCAAGTGGTGCATCCCCCTTGGCGCCTGGCGTGGGGTAGATGCGCCCCGGAGGTCGCGGCTGCCGCAGCCAGAAAATGGTCATCCTGCCCTGGTGATTTCCCGCCGGTAGGCTGGCCCATCAGACACCTGGCTGGGGCGGCGTTCCTCTCAGCACTCCGCCATAGGAGAAGGCGGGTCGGCCCGGATAGGCCCGGGGCCCCGCTCTAATTCAACACCGAGAAAATCAGGGGAGTAGCTGATGCCCAAACATCATGACATATCCTGGCGGCTGCGCTTGGCTGCGCTGGTCTACCGCGGTGATGGAGTACATCGAGGGTTGGTACAACCGGCGCCGCCCGCATAGCAATAACCAGGGGCTCTCACCGGCTAGTGCTTTGACCGCATATCAGCAGCAGTATGGATTAGCAGCAGCGTAAGAAGAAAAATCAATCAAGCTGTCTCAAAAACTTGACGAGCGCACTTCGGCCGCAGCGCAAGAAGAAGCTATGACGCAAGATACCGCGCTTAACGATGAAGAGCAGGAAAAGATCTCTCAAGAGCTGTCTGAAGGATTCGAGACACTCTTCACGGAGGTTATTTACGAGCAATCCCCAGGCAAATGGGCTGTCGATTATGAAGCAGCTGAACGTGAGAATGTTTCTGCAGAAGAAGCAGAATCTCTGGTGGAGTTTATGGAAGCCCCACTGCCAGATGAAACTCAGCCGTCTGTCTCAGCCCAAAGCTTAGGAACATATGCGGAATGCGTTGTTTGGAACTTTGCTCCAGTGCCGATGTCTCCGCAAGATGCAGCTGCCATTGGCAATCTATTGAAAGCTAAGCAGTGGAGGGCAGCAGCAGAAAAGATCACACAGGTAGCGGCACTCAACGGTGCAACGGCAGCCCTCGATTACGGTATTAGCGCCATCGGAGGCCCTGTCGTATGGGTTGCAAAGCTTGCACTTTATGCGGGATCCTGTGCCCTTAGTGAGCAGTTGTAACTAGAAAGGCATGTGCGATGGGCTTTGGCGGGGCTTTGTACAGAACTGAGAAAGACGGTAGGCCTTGGGTTCCCCCGTGGTGGTTTTCCTTGGTGGTACTGCCACTAATGGTTGTCGCAAGTTTCTATATAAGCCAGGTAACTGGCTGGCGCGGGGTCGCCTCTTCAAGCGTAGAGGGTGTTCCGTGGAGCGAAGTTATAGCTCTCCCAAATCAAAAGCTGTGTCTACGAAGCTAGGCCAGCAAGAGAAAAGCCAGTTCATCAAAGTTCAGCCCCACAAATCTACGAAGCTTTTGTTTTGGGAGGGCTATAACTCTGAGGGAATTTTTCTTTACGTAGTTCAGTATCTTGGGTTTTATTATGTTCTGGTTTTGCCTATTTTCCTGGTTCGCAGATACTTGTGGGCGAAACGTGAGAATCAAGAGGATTTAGAGGAAACCGATAGGGGAACTGGCTGAGCTTGATTTAGCTTGTTAACTGTTTTCTTAGCAGTAAATAATTGCCCATGTTCGTCCGGCACTGATGGAAGACTGAAACCTACCGCTTCAAGGAGAGCCTCTTCGCCTACCCGGCGCTGCTGATGCTGGTCGGGGTCGGGCTTGCCGTGGTCACCACCGCGATTGATGATGCCCTCGGCCATGATGCGGAGCTCCCCTTCACCTTGGCGATGAGCAGCAATGCCGCCACCTGGTTATTGTCCACCGTTGCCGGGGCGATGATCACCACCGTCGGTGTGGTTTTCTCCCTCACGGTGGTCAGTCTGCAGTTGGCCAGTGACCAGTTTTCACCCCGGGTGATGCGTTCCTTCATCCGGGACCGCCTGAGCCAGCGGGTGATCGGCCTGCTGGTGGCCACCTTCTTTTATTGTGTTCTGGTGTTGCCGAATGTCAGTGGGGAAACCACTGACCCGGCACCGCGGGTGTCTTTGACGGCGGCGGTGGTGCTGACCCTGATCACCGTGATCGGGATTCTCTCCCACCTGGATCATCTGGCGCATGGCCTTCAGGTGGGCAATGTGGCGCGCGGTATCTCGGCGGAGGGCGCCAGGGTGGCGGCCAAGCTCGGTACCGTGCCCCCAGGTCTGAGCGCCGTGGACCCCGCAGATTTTCATGAGGTTCCCGATGATGCTTTGCGCATTGTCTCACCCTTCAATGGCTGGGTCACCCAGGTGGATGCCCGACACCTGTTCAAGTCCATTCCCTCGGGCACCAGGGTGCGGATGGAAACCCGCGTCGGTGCTTATATCCACTCCGGTGAACCCTTGCTGCGGGTGTGGCCGGTTCCGAAGCAGAAGCCGAAGAAGCTGGCAGAAGCCGTCGAGATCTCGGCTATGCGGGCCATGCTCCAGGACACGGATTTTGCCATCCGTCAGCTGGTGGACATCGGTTTGAGGGCGTTGAGCAGCAATGATCCCACCACCGCGATTGAGGTCATTCTCCGCCTGGGTAGTCTGCTGCGCACCGTCCTCACCACGCCACTTGCCCCGGAGGCGCTGCAGGATGGTGAGGATAGAGTGCTGATCCAACCCTAGAATCTCTCCCATGAGGAGTACATTCTCCACGCCTTTGACCAGCTGCGTCAGGCCACCCGGGATCAGACTGAGGTGATCGGCACCTTACTCCGGGTGCTGCGGATGTTGATCACCCATGTTGAGGAGGATAAGCCGGAGCTGGTGCCCACCCTGGACCGCCAGCGGTGTCTGCTGCTGGAGTCTTTGGCACATACACCCGGCATCCACCCCGAGGATCTGCGGCGCCTCCGGTCACTGGCCTCGGATGATTCCGACCCGGCCGACCACAGCCGCTGAAATCCGCGTTTATCCCTGCCCCGCCCCGATCATTGCAGGACCTGGGCGCGCCGTGCTGCCCGCACTTCGTCGACAAGCGAGACAATGTGTCGCAGCCCGGTGAGCAGGGAGCCATAGATCGGCCAGAGTTTGCTGGGCAGATCCTCATCCCGGGACATTTCATGGGCGAGGTCGTCGATACGGTCCCGCAGGGCCCCGGAATCGGTTTCCCCTTCCGGGTCCGAGATCGCCTCACCTGCGTCCTGGGCAATGGCGGACCACTGCTTGCGGAAGCGGGTGTCCCAGGAGCCCTCCGCGTAGGTTGCTGCATGCAGGATATGGGTGATGGCCCGGAGGTGTGAGACACCCTCCTTGGTTTTTTCCAGGAGTTGCTCCCAGCTGGGTGCGTCCACGGGATCAGCGATGGGGGAACCTCGTCTCCGTCGGATGCGCCGGCGGGGGTTGATGCGCCGGCTTTCCCGGGCGAAACGGACGGACGACCAGGCGGAGTTGAGTTCGGCGTCCACAGCCTCGATCTCCTTGATCCATTCCTCGGCGCATTCGGTGTCCCAGGAGGAGGAGATCTCGGCGCCCATATTCGCCAGGACCGCACCCATGCGGTGGGTGACACTGTCGATGTAGTTGGAGGCCTGGCGGTCCCGCAACGGTGGCAGGACCAGCAGGTTCACCAGCACGCCGATGGCGATTCCCACCATGATCTCCAGCATGCGTTCACTGAAGTCCCGGGACTGTTCCGTGAAACCATCGCTGAGCAGGAAGATCGCGGTGGTGGCCACTGTGATGCCCTCTTCTCGGATCCACCTGATGCGGGCGATGAGCAGGCCGATCAACAAGGCCAGGGCGTAGGTCCCGATGTTCACTCCCAGGTACTCGCCGACCAGGAAGGTGACCACGATGCCAAGGACTGAGGCGATGGTGGATTGCACGCCCCGGGAGAGAGTGCGGTAGGCCGTGGCCTGAATGGTCAGCAGGGCGGTCCAGGGAGCGAGGAAGGGGAAGGAGGTGTCCAGGAAGGTGATGGAGACCCACCATGCCAGGGTGGCGGCGAAGACGATCTTCAGGCCCTGGATCAGGGAGGTCTGGAACTCGGGTCTGCGCATCCGCTCATCTACGGCTGCCCGCAGCCGCTGACCGGGGACAGGTTTTTCTGCATTCTCTCTGGATGACACAGATCGGCTCCTCAGGGGGGTGGGCGTGAAGAATCAGAGCCAGGCGGTCCGGCAAGGTTCGCTTCCGCTGAAGTCTAATGAGGGGGAATGTGCTTTTTCTGAGCCTCAGCTGGCGCAATCCTGTGCCCACCGGGTCTTTGGGGCCTGTTGAAAATGACTCTCTGAGCGCTGCCCAAGAATATGAAAGGAGTCACACCGTAACCGGTGCAAATGGATAAAGTGGGGCGCATGTACGCACCGAATATAAGTTCACCTATGGGAATTCGCAGTACCGTCGGGGACACCCCCCTGGTGCGGCTGGACCGTCTCACCTCACGTGAAGACATCACGGTATGGGCGAAATTAGAGGAGTTCAATCCAGGCAGCAGCACCAAGGATCGGACCGCGGCTGCGCTGGTGGATCAGGGAATCAGTTCCGGCCTGCTCACCGAGGGGGTGAGCATCGTGGAGTCCAGCTCCGGAAACCTGGGCATCGCCCTGTCCCGGGAATGCCTCCTGCACGGCTGGCCCTTCCACTGCGTGGTGGATCCCCGCGCCAATGCCCGCACCGTGGCCATCATGAAGGCCTTCGGGGCGGTCGTCCACATGGTGGAGGAACCGGACCCACTGACCGGGGACTGGCTTGCTGCCCGCCGCAACAAGGTGCAGGAGCTGCTCAAGGAGATTCCCTGCGCGGTGACCCTGGACCAGTACTCCAACCGGGCCGCCTTTGAGGCACATTCGGAGGGGACTATGCGGGAGATCCTGGATACTCTCGGGCATGCCCCGGACCTGCTTTTTGTGGCGATGAGCACCACCGGGACGATCGGTGGCTGCATCAAACGTCTGAAGGAGGAGAAGGCTGCTACCCGGGCATTGGGGGTGGATGCGGAGGGTTCGGTGCTTTTCGGCGGTAGCCGGGGCACCCGGAACCTGCCGGGTTTCGGGGCGGGGGTGTCCCCGGATCTGGAACGTGATGTGGCACCGGATGAGATCATCCGCGTGGCTGATGTTGATTCGGTGGTGGGTGCCCGTGCCCTGGTGCACCGGGAGGGGATTTTGGCAGGTGCCTCAGCTGGGGCGGTGACGGCCGCGTTGTTGCAGCGGATCCATGAGCTGCCCTCCGGCACGGAGGTGGTGTTGATCCTCCATGATTCGGGTGCCGCCTACGTGGAGACCATCTATGACGATGAGTGGGTGCACAGCACCCTGAACATCGACGCGGCGGAACTGGCGCGGCGGGAAGCGGCGCTGCGATGAGGGTTGCGGTCATCGGTGGTGGACCCCGTGCGCTCTGGGCGGTGGAGGAACTCCTGCATCAGGCGCACACCCATCAGGTCCCGGTGGAGATCGATGTCTGGGAGCCGGGGGAGTTGGGTGCCGGTTCGGCCTATTCCCCCAGGCAGCCTGAGCATTGGCGGTTGAATGTCACCTCGGCGATCATCCGCACCCGCCGCCGTTCCTTCGACCAGTGGCGCCTGGAGGAGGGGGAGGAGCAACCGCTGGAGCCTTTCCCGGCGCGTCGCCTGGTGGGTTGTTTCTTCGCTGAGGAGTGGCGGGAGCTGCTGTGTCATCTCCCCGAGGGGTGCACGCTGAGGCAGGTTCCGCGCCGGGTGAGTTCCCTGGAACCGGTGGGGGAGCGGTGGCAGGTGGAGGGCCGGGAGTATGAGGAGGTGCTGCTGGTTACCGGTCATGCCCCGGAGTGGCCGGGTGCCTTGCCGCGGGGTGAAGGGGTGCTGGGGGTGTATCCGGCCGCCCAGTTGGCGCGGATCCCGGCCGGTGCCAGGGTGGCTGTTCGGGGTGCTGCGTTGACCTTCATTGATGCGGTCCTGGAGCTGACGGTGGGCCGTGGCGGCCGGATGAGGGGCTCCGGGTATCAGCCCAGTGGGCGTGAACCTGCGGTGATTTTCCCGGTCACCAGGAAGGGTCGTTTCATGACGGTGAAGCCGGAACCCGGTGGGCCCCTGACCCAGCTGGATCTGGCTGAGGCTGTGGCTGCGGGGCAGGCCGGGGTCCGGCTGAGCCGTGACCTGGCGGAGCTGTGTGAAGTGCTGGCTGAGACCTCGGCGCAGATGCTGGCGGTGGCCCGGGAGGGGTGTCGAGAAGCGGGTGTTGAGGAGGAGATCCGGGGGGTGTTGGCGGGTCGGGACGGCAGTGGTGATCCGGTCCGGGACCTGCGCCGTTCCCGGGATGTGGCGTGCGGTCTCCTGGAACCGGGTGCGGAGTGGGCGGTGGGGGAGGCCTGGCGTCGTCTCTACCCTGCGATCGTGGCGCGGACCTCCTTCGGTGGTCGGGTGGACATGCCTGGTTTCGCGGAGCTGGCGGTGCGTCTGGAGCGGGTGGGTTTTGGTCCTCCGGTGGTCAACGCCACCCAGCTGCTCACGCTCATTGATGCCGGGCTGATCGATATCAGCCGGATGGCCGGTGGGGAGATGGATGCGGATGTCCTGGTGGATGCGGTGCTCTCCCCGCCCGGGGTGGTTCCCGGCACCCTGGCTGCCGGGCTGGTGGAACGTGGTCTGGCGGAGCAGGGTCCGGGCCGGGGGATCACTGTGGCACGGGATGGCACGGTGGTGGGGCAGCGCCATCTGGCGGTGGCGGGTAGAGATAGTGAAGATGTGGTTCTGGGTCCGGACACCTTGTCCCGGACCCTTCATGATGTGATTCCGAGGTGGGCAATGCGCGTTATTGAGGACAATGGCAAAAAGGTACTGCGAGCTCAGGGCATGGCGGCGACGGTTCCCCTGACCGGCAGGCTGGAACCCTGGGCGGTGGAACTGCTGGAGGATCCCCAGCGCTGCCAGGATCTGGTGGCGGAGTTCGCCTCCCCGGTCAATGTGCTGCGCCCTGAACCGATGCTGCGCAATATTGAGGAGCTGGTGCGCGCGGGTGAGGATGCCGGTGTGGAGACCCGGGTCTTCTTCGCCCGGAAGGCCAATAAGGCACTGGCTTTCGTGGACACCGTTCGGGATGCCGGGCATAGCGTGGACGTGGCCGGGGAGCGGGAGCTGCGCCAGGTGCTGGGGCGGGGGGTTCCGGGGGAGCGCATCATTCTCAGTGCCGCGGTGAAACCTGATGAGCTGCTGCAGCTGGCGGTGGCTGAGGGTGTCACCATCTCGGTGGATTCGGTGCCGGAACTGCGGCGCATCGAGAAGATCGCGGGGGCGCAGGGTCAGATCGCCCACCTGGCACCCCGTCTGGCGCCGGACCCTGCGCAGCTTCCCCCCACCCGTTTCGGGGAGAGGCTGGCGGTCTGGCAGGGGGTCATGGGTGAGCTTTCTGCAGCTGTGGAGATCAACGGGGTGCACATCCACCTCCACGGTTATGCCGCCCGGGATCGGCAGACCGCACTGGTGGAGGCCTTCGCGCTTATCGACGCCGCCCGCGACGCCGGGCAGCAGCCTGAGTTCATTGACCTGGGTGGTGGGGTGCCCATGAGCTACCTCGATGATGCGGCGCAGTGGGAGAACTTCCAGCAGGCCCGTGAGGCCATGAACCGCGGGGAGATTGAACCCTTCACCTGGAAGGCTGACCCGTTGCAGAGCACCTACCCCTTCCACCAGTCACCTACCCGTGGGGAGTGGTTGCGGGAGCTGCTGGAAGGGGAGGGCACCCCGGGTGGGGGAAGCATCGCGGCGGAGTTCATCAGCCGTGGTCTGCGCCTCCACCTGGAGCCGGGGCGTTCGGTGCTGGACGGGTGCGGGGTCATTCTGGCACGGGTCGCTTTTCTCAAGCACCGCAGCGACGGGGTTCCCCTGGTGGGCCTGGAGATGAACCGCACCCAGTGCCGCACCACCTCCGATGACATCCTGGTGGATCCGGTGCTGGTGCGCTCCCCGGGGCCCGCAACGGAAGAAGCGGGATGGGGTCCGGAGTCCGAGGGTTTCCTGGTGGGTGCCTACTGCATCGAGGATGAGGTGATCGTGCGCCGCCGGATGCGCTTCCCGGAGGGCATCGCCCCCGGGGACATTGTGGGGATCCCGAACACCGCCGGTTATTTCATGCACATCCTGGAAAGTGCCTCCCATCAGATCCCGCTGGCCCGCAATGTGGTGCTGGCCGGTGGGGATGCTGCGCTGGATGACATCGATCAGGTCTGACGCATGAGTCAGCAAGGGAGGTGGAGGAGATTGTGCGTGGTGAAATGACCGTATCGACGCTGGTCAGGGTATTTTTGGAATGGTTTTCAAAAAGATCAGATCTATCCTTTCCGCATAAATGTATGATGGCGATCACTCACTGAATGAGCGAGTCAAGGGCATGACAGTCCCCCTCGACCAATGCTCCCAAGCTGGCCCCTGACGCGGGCCGGCTGGCATCAGTCCACCTGCGATCCTGATGTCCCGGGTTCAGGACCTGGCGCTGCACGGCGCCTGAAACGGACCGCCCCCTGATGTGTGATGGCGGACCCCCCTTTCGGAGACCACAACACCAACACAGGAAGACCGGACATGTTCATTCACAAGCAAACCCTCCAATACCCGTCCAAGCCGGAGAAGCCTGACGCCGTGTACGCCCGCAAGCTGCAGGAGGTCATCGGCGGCCAGTACGGTGAGATCACCGTGGCCATGCAGTACAGCTTCCAGGCCTGGAACGCCCACATCCCCGGCAAATACCGGGACCTGCTCTTCAGCACCGCCGCCGAGGAGTTCGGACACATCGAGATGCTGGCCACCATGGTTGCCCAGCTGCTGGAGAAAGCCCCCCTCGGCATCACCGAACAGGCCCTCCAGGATGACCCCGCGGTGGCCGCCATCATCGGTGGCACCGACCTTCAGCAGGCCATTGTCTCCGGTGCGGGTGCTCGCCCCGTGGACAGCATGGGCAACCCCTGGACCGGTGCCTACATCACCGCCAGCGGCAACCTGCTCGCCGACATGACCTCCAATGTCAACGCCGAAATGCAGGGCCGCGTGCAGGTGGCACGGCTGTACCACATGACCGATGACCGCGGCGTGAAGGATCTGCTCGGATTCCTCCTGGCACGCGACACCATGCACCAGAACCAGTGGCTGGCCGCCGCCCGGGAACTCCAGGCCGAGGGCAACGAGAAGTTGCCGGTGCCCAGTAACTTCCCCCAGGGCAAGGAGCACGGGGAGTTCGCCTACCAGGCCATCAACTTCTCCGATGGTGCCCACATGGCCGGCGGCTCCTGGGCCTCCGGGCCCGCCCCGGACGGACTCGGCAAGTTCACCTATGTGGAAACGCCCCCGGAAGGTGTGCCCATGGCACCGCCCACCCGCCCCGACGCCCGCTTCTACGGCACCACCGACATCCCCAACGTGGTGGAGAAGATCGCCGGCAAAGTTCAGGACAAACTGAACAAGGAGTGAGCCCGCCCCCTGGCACCACCCGCCACACCCCTTTGCCCGAGGAAGCACAGAAAGAGGTTGAAAGCCCCCATGCTGAGTCGACTGGATGACGCCCTGGACTCCACCCGCCCCCTGGTGGTCTTCCTCGGCGATGACATCGATGAAGAGGATCATGACATCCTCTTCCCGGCCCTCCGGGAGCATCGGGTGGCGGTGGTGCGGGTTCATCCCCATGAACTGGTGGTGGAGATGACAGATCACGGCATCAGCTTCAGCGTGGCCGGGCAGAAGCTCAGACCCCACCTGGTGGTGGGGTGGGTCCTTGATGAACTGCTCATCCCCGGCATAGCACACCTCGATGTGTTCCAACGCGCCGGTATCCCGGTGATCAACGATGCCTTCACCCTCTTCCGCGCCCAGAACAAATACCTCGACAGCTCCATGCTCAACCTCGCCGGGGCACTCCGCTATCCGGTGATCACCGGCCGAGACCCCGATGCCCTCGAAACCTGGTTACGTGAACTCGACGGCCCCGCAGTGATCAAACCCCTGGTTGGTTTCGGCGGCCGAGGACTACGCCGGGTTGAAGGGGAAACAGAACTACAGGACTTCCTCACCGAGGTCCGACAACAGGGCGGGGCCTATTATGCGGTGTCCTGGGTGGAAAACCCCGGCCGAGACATCAGGGTCTACACCATCAACCACCAACCTGTCTTCGCCATGTACCGCTACGCCCCACCGGGGAAGTGGATCACCAACGTCAGGGCCGGTGGCGGGATCGCCATGTGCCCCCTCACCCCGGAGATCACCGAGGTGGCGCGCCGGGCCTCAGAGGCCGCTGGCACCCTGATCGGTGGGGTGGACATCGGGGAGAACCAGGCCACCGGTGAACTGGTGGTCTATGAGGTCAACTCCTGCCCCACCTGCGAACCACCCGTCTTGTTAGCGCTGGCTGATTTCCTGAGCATGGCGGTTCGGGACCTGGAGACGGCGCGGCAGACCTGGCGGCCGACCAAGGTTTATAAGGAGTTGGACAGCAATCCGGCGCTCTTCCACGCCAGCAAGCGCCGCATGCTGGCGTGAACAGGGAGGCTTGAGGGCGGGACGTGGGTTAGTTGGCGGCGAGATCTTCCTGATCGGTGATCTCGATGCCCTCATCGGTGATCAGGAAGCTCATCAGATCCTCGCCCAGGATCACCTCGCCGTCGTAATTCTCCTGGGTGCGGGCGATCATCTCCTCATCACTGATGCCCTCCACCTTGCCGGGGATGCCGTTGACAAAGTGGGTGTACACCGCCAGTTCAGGCTGGGCCTGAGCGAAGATCTCACCGGCCTGATCCGGGGTGGTGTGGTGGGAAATCACCTGGGGCAGTACATTGCGGTCCTGGAAGGCGGCAACCTCATGGAGCATGATGTCCACGTCCTTGCCGTACTTGACCACATTCTCATGGGGGATGGTGTCGCCACTGATCAGCACCGACTTGTCGTTGTAGTCGATGCGGAAACCCTTGGAGGGTTTGATCACATCCGCCGGATCATGCTGTACCTCGAACATGGTTACCTGCAGGCCATCCTGATCGAAGATGACCCCGTCCTCGGTGAATTCATGCGCCTCGATGCCGGTGGTGTCACGCTCGACCTCACCATCAGCGACACGGACATCAATGTCATTCTGGAATGCGGTGCGCAGGTTATCAACGATATTGGTGACACCCTCCGGCCCATAGACATTGAAGGTGCCCTCGCGCCCACCGAAGGCGGGGACATAACCGGTCATCCACAGGTCATCGATGCTGATGACATGATCGGAGTGGAAGTGGGTGAGGAAGAGGCCGTCGATCTGGCCAGCCTCCACACCGGCCTGGATCAGGCGGATGATGGTGCCGCGGCCTGCGTCGATGACATAGTTGTTGTCTCCGGCCTGGATTAGGACGGAAAATCCGAAGCGCTCCGTGCTGGGGATCGGGCTGCCGGTTCCTAACAGGGTGACCCGCAGATCACCCTCTTCCGGTGGGGTGCCCGCTGGGTGGGTCGACTCATCGACGTTCACCGGGAAGTCATTGGCATTCACCTTGTTGAGGGAAGCGCTGGCAGCGGTGGTGGACTGATCGGTGGTGGCGGCCGATTCCTCCTGAGCCTCGGTGGCGGTGCAGGCGGCGATTCCCGTCAGTGAGAGAACCAGAGCTCCAGTCAGGGCAACCTTAAGCAGCGGGCGGGCAGGGGAAATACTCATGATTTTCATACCGATCTACTAGTGGGCCAACTCATAAAAATAGCAATGCTAAATCGTCATACCTAACTGGTTTTAGTTTGCCCCCCGAACGGGTGTCACGTTCCTGGAGTCGCCGAGAGGTATCGGAATCATCGACGCTCTTCCCATCCCCACAAGAGGCCTCTGCTGGGTGATGTGGGGTGCTCGGGGACGCTTGTTCCGGGACCCGCGCTCACCGTCCCTCACCTCGGCAGCCGATAGAATATTTCACTGAACTGATCCGAGGTGATGGGTGAGGTGAGTTGCGGCTTAGGGGCGCCGTGGGGGTGGGTTAAGAAAGTCCCAAACCCCATAACAGCCCCACCGCGGGCCCGTCGATAAGCACCCCGGAAAATTAGGGATAGCATGGGGTTTATGGCTCAGAACCCGGTCCGTCACAATTGCGCCCAGCCCCATCATTGTTCGGTTGAGGTCCGCATGAAGGTGATGGCGCGTTCCCCACTGACCCGGGATCTGACCCCGGAGCAGCACGCCGAACTGGACCAGCACCTCAGCTCCTGGGCGTGGACGGAGTCGGATCCGATCCTCCTGGCGGGGGAGGAGGCCACCGGCAGTTATATGGTCGCCTCGGGCAGGGTGCGGGTCACCCGGGACACCATCGACGGCCGCGAGATCACCGTGGACATCGCCGCGCCGGGGGATGTGATCGGACCCTTGCACACCCACCCCAGCCAGGTGGAGGATTCGGCCTGGGCGATGGAAACCACCTGTGCCTTCTTCCTGCCCGCAGCGGCGCTGGCGAAGGTGGTGGAGGAGTACCCCCCGATGGCGCTGGCCATGTTGCGGATGCAGCAGGAGCGGTTGGCGCAGGCCCGGGAACGAGAGATCGGGCAGAGCACCCGCACCGTGGAACAGCGGGTGGCCGCGGTCCTGCAGAACCTGGCCGCCAAGCTGGGGCAGGAACAGGGGGATGGTTCCACCCTGCTGCAGGTGAGGCTGCGTCGGGATGACATCGCGGGCATTGCTGGCACCACCCTGGAGTCGGCTTCCCGGGTGATGTCGAAGATGAAGAGGAACGGGTTGATTGATTCGGGCCGGGAATGGGTCTCCATCCTGGACCACCAGGGGTTGGCAGAGCT is a genomic window containing:
- a CDS encoding FUSC family protein, producing the protein MSSRENAEKPVPGQRLRAAVDERMRRPEFQTSLIQGLKIVFAATLAWWVSITFLDTSFPFLAPWTALLTIQATAYRTLSRGVQSTIASVLGIVVTFLVGEYLGVNIGTYALALLIGLLIARIRWIREEGITVATTAIFLLSDGFTEQSRDFSERMLEIMVGIAIGVLVNLLVLPPLRDRQASNYIDSVTHRMGAVLANMGAEISSSWDTECAEEWIKEIEAVDAELNSAWSSVRFARESRRINPRRRIRRRRGSPIADPVDAPSWEQLLEKTKEGVSHLRAITHILHAATYAEGSWDTRFRKQWSAIAQDAGEAISDPEGETDSGALRDRIDDLAHEMSRDEDLPSKLWPIYGSLLTGLRHIVSLVDEVRAARRAQVLQ
- a CDS encoding pyridoxal-phosphate dependent enzyme; the protein is MGIRSTVGDTPLVRLDRLTSREDITVWAKLEEFNPGSSTKDRTAAALVDQGISSGLLTEGVSIVESSSGNLGIALSRECLLHGWPFHCVVDPRANARTVAIMKAFGAVVHMVEEPDPLTGDWLAARRNKVQELLKEIPCAVTLDQYSNRAAFEAHSEGTMREILDTLGHAPDLLFVAMSTTGTIGGCIKRLKEEKAATRALGVDAEGSVLFGGSRGTRNLPGFGAGVSPDLERDVAPDEIIRVADVDSVVGARALVHREGILAGASAGAVTAALLQRIHELPSGTEVVLILHDSGAAYVETIYDDEWVHSTLNIDAAELARREAALR
- a CDS encoding FAD/NAD(P)-binding protein, translated to MRVAVIGGGPRALWAVEELLHQAHTHQVPVEIDVWEPGELGAGSAYSPRQPEHWRLNVTSAIIRTRRRSFDQWRLEEGEEQPLEPFPARRLVGCFFAEEWRELLCHLPEGCTLRQVPRRVSSLEPVGERWQVEGREYEEVLLVTGHAPEWPGALPRGEGVLGVYPAAQLARIPAGARVAVRGAALTFIDAVLELTVGRGGRMRGSGYQPSGREPAVIFPVTRKGRFMTVKPEPGGPLTQLDLAEAVAAGQAGVRLSRDLAELCEVLAETSAQMLAVAREGCREAGVEEEIRGVLAGRDGSGDPVRDLRRSRDVACGLLEPGAEWAVGEAWRRLYPAIVARTSFGGRVDMPGFAELAVRLERVGFGPPVVNATQLLTLIDAGLIDISRMAGGEMDADVLVDAVLSPPGVVPGTLAAGLVERGLAEQGPGRGITVARDGTVVGQRHLAVAGRDSEDVVLGPDTLSRTLHDVIPRWAMRVIEDNGKKVLRAQGMAATVPLTGRLEPWAVELLEDPQRCQDLVAEFASPVNVLRPEPMLRNIEELVRAGEDAGVETRVFFARKANKALAFVDTVRDAGHSVDVAGERELRQVLGRGVPGERIILSAAVKPDELLQLAVAEGVTISVDSVPELRRIEKIAGAQGQIAHLAPRLAPDPAQLPPTRFGERLAVWQGVMGELSAAVEINGVHIHLHGYAARDRQTALVEAFALIDAARDAGQQPEFIDLGGGVPMSYLDDAAQWENFQQAREAMNRGEIEPFTWKADPLQSTYPFHQSPTRGEWLRELLEGEGTPGGGSIAAEFISRGLRLHLEPGRSVLDGCGVILARVAFLKHRSDGVPLVGLEMNRTQCRTTSDDILVDPVLVRSPGPATEEAGWGPESEGFLVGAYCIEDEVIVRRRMRFPEGIAPGDIVGIPNTAGYFMHILESASHQIPLARNVVLAGGDAALDDIDQV
- a CDS encoding manganese catalase family protein, giving the protein MFIHKQTLQYPSKPEKPDAVYARKLQEVIGGQYGEITVAMQYSFQAWNAHIPGKYRDLLFSTAAEEFGHIEMLATMVAQLLEKAPLGITEQALQDDPAVAAIIGGTDLQQAIVSGAGARPVDSMGNPWTGAYITASGNLLADMTSNVNAEMQGRVQVARLYHMTDDRGVKDLLGFLLARDTMHQNQWLAAARELQAEGNEKLPVPSNFPQGKEHGEFAYQAINFSDGAHMAGGSWASGPAPDGLGKFTYVETPPEGVPMAPPTRPDARFYGTTDIPNVVEKIAGKVQDKLNKE
- a CDS encoding ATP-grasp domain-containing protein; the protein is MLSRLDDALDSTRPLVVFLGDDIDEEDHDILFPALREHRVAVVRVHPHELVVEMTDHGISFSVAGQKLRPHLVVGWVLDELLIPGIAHLDVFQRAGIPVINDAFTLFRAQNKYLDSSMLNLAGALRYPVITGRDPDALETWLRELDGPAVIKPLVGFGGRGLRRVEGETELQDFLTEVRQQGGAYYAVSWVENPGRDIRVYTINHQPVFAMYRYAPPGKWITNVRAGGGIAMCPLTPEITEVARRASEAAGTLIGGVDIGENQATGELVVYEVNSCPTCEPPVLLALADFLSMAVRDLETARQTWRPTKVYKELDSNPALFHASKRRMLA
- a CDS encoding MBL fold metallo-hydrolase, with protein sequence MSISPARPLLKVALTGALVLSLTGIAACTATEAQEESAATTDQSTTAASASLNKVNANDFPVNVDESTHPAGTPPEEGDLRVTLLGTGSPIPSTERFGFSVLIQAGDNNYVIDAGRGTIIRLIQAGVEAGQIDGLFLTHFHSDHVISIDDLWMTGYVPAFGGREGTFNVYGPEGVTNIVDNLRTAFQNDIDVRVADGEVERDTTGIEAHEFTEDGVIFDQDGLQVTMFEVQHDPADVIKPSKGFRIDYNDKSVLISGDTIPHENVVKYGKDVDIMLHEVAAFQDRNVLPQVISHHTTPDQAGEIFAQAQPELAVYTHFVNGIPGKVEGISDEEMIARTQENYDGEVILGEDLMSFLITDEGIEITDQEDLAAN
- a CDS encoding Crp/Fnr family transcriptional regulator, translating into MAQNPVRHNCAQPHHCSVEVRMKVMARSPLTRDLTPEQHAELDQHLSSWAWTESDPILLAGEEATGSYMVASGRVRVTRDTIDGREITVDIAAPGDVIGPLHTHPSQVEDSAWAMETTCAFFLPAAALAKVVEEYPPMALAMLRMQQERLAQAREREIGQSTRTVEQRVAAVLQNLAAKLGQEQGDGSTLLQVRLRRDDIAGIAGTTLESASRVMSKMKRNGLIDSGREWVSILDHQGLAELAQAE